One Hordeum vulgare subsp. vulgare chromosome 4H, MorexV3_pseudomolecules_assembly, whole genome shotgun sequence DNA window includes the following coding sequences:
- the LOC123447708 gene encoding E3 ubiquitin-protein ligase HOS1, translating to MEALPSSPRHPPKYDSAAVQNALEQLASIDLIELSKEARIEHCRATRDLSSCGRYVQHVLNSCGHASLCAECSQRCDVCPICRSPIPDNGKRVRLRLYHKCLEVGLISKQHDERFQEKEGHGDRVNMDVQRLHSLFDVALQNNLVSLICHYITDVCLDENAVSSDPLLAFLLDEVVIKDWCKRAVKALISEIGMIYKSGLETMKSKLSQMQKFAVQLSGISIVVEAMIASFREAAHVNDLHHLIENTMKAKQHLEAMIWCTRHEFLEKICSRHASFATWSADVIERKKSAEERQWPEFSGKSSGHNEVNQGILFIEQALQNLGGQQSYRDNEEGAEITYLQNEESASEFSCTIDHFSVNSYPFKTLREAVDVLFLHGGSDMVIAKQAIFLYYIFDRYWTRPDSEWRYLVDDFAATFGISCRTLLECLVFCLLDDHSSQALEEACSLLPKISSKETHPKIAQVLLERQKPDVALVVLKCTGCDSFSATANIENDELLCLSEAVTAIRVRIEYGQVTEAFMFHRSYCSRIKEQRPADMPRVEDVCRSSWMHHVEVMMVEFCEICIDRNVVDKIIDLPWDSEEEKYLHKSLFDSAREAPTGPCGSLLVVFYLQRYRYLEAYDVHRSLQTFEQNRLETANEEVASKISTIARWREGLVAKCLEMLPEVQREDVRSTSSGDQSQFAIRTMQTSSPVNPAVKSASSTIGLSSSFTPALQNKSNALHSRNIHGLTDSSAPIGSVRSEFGRKVPSILQCRPVPPATPASNMRSPAGGIFPSLGQNGENPYLKGTRELGFMKGESGFREGTKHAGHDSIPMYFNLGAGDTPKKTHGTSLLRTERNKNTFFQGKDSVRKGEFDFGARAEKPFILSGNGAGQNGQTKVSDSAGFRRESHMEKTKAPMTPNVLSLGKKPPVGEGAAGKGGSRWRSDESSEDEDEARTGGYMESNASLVTRRLPRLSRR from the exons ATGGAGGCGCTCCCTTCGTCGCCGAGGCACCCTCCCAAGTACGACAGCGCCGCCGTCCAG AATGCTTTGGAGCAGTTGGCGTCCATTGATCTCATTGAGCTGAGCAAGGAGGCTAGAATTGAGCACTGCCGTGCAACTAGGGACTTGAGTAGCTGCGGCCGCTATGTGCAACATGTGCTCAACTCATGTGGGCATGCCTCGTTATGTGCTGAGTGTAGCCAGAGATGTGATGTCTGCCCAATTTGCAGAAGTCCAATTCCTGATAATGGAAAAAGAGTGCGGCTCCGCCTTTACCACAAATGCTTGGAGGTTGGCCTTATCTCTAAGCAGCATGATGAAAGGTTTCAGGAAAAGGAAGGCCATGGTGATCGTGTTAACATGGATGTCCAGCGGCTGCATTCCTTGTTTGATGTTGCACTTCAGAATAATCTGGTTTCCCTGATCTGCCACT atataacAGATGTTTGTTTGGATGAGAATGCTGTGTCAAGTGATCCACTTCTGGCTTTTCTTTTGGATGAGGTGGTCATCAAGGACTGGTGCAAGAGGGCTGTTAAGGCACTCATATCAGAGATCGGCATGATTT ATAAATCTGGATTAGAGACGATGAAGTCTAAGTTATCCCAGATGCAAAAGTTTGCAGTGCAGCTGTCAGGGATATCCATTGTTGTTGAAGCTATGATCGCATCTTTCAGAGAGGCAGCTCATGTTAATGACCTGCATCATCTCATCGAGAACACAATGAAGGCAAAACAG CATTTGGAAGCCATGATATGGTGCACCAGGCATGAATTTCTTGAGAAAATTTGCTCACGTCATGCTAGTTTTGCTACTTGGAGTGCTGATGTGATTGAAAGGAAAAAGTCTGCAGAAGAACGACAATGGCCTGAATTTTCTGGTAAATCATCAGGTCACAACGAAGTCAACCAGGGTATACTTTTCATCGAGCAGGCACTACAAAACCTTGGGGGTCAACAAAGTTATAGGGATAATGAGGAAGGAGCGGAAATAACCTATTTGCAGAATGAAGAATCAGCATCTGAGTTCTCTTGTACAATTGATCACTTTAGTGTCAATAGTTATCCATTTAAAACCTTGCGTGAGGCAGTTGATGTACTCTTTCTTCACGGAGGATCTGACATGGTGATTGCAAAGCAAGCAATT TTCTTATACTACATATTTGATCGGTATTGGACAAGACCAGATTCAGAATGGAGGTATCTGGTGGATGATTTTGCTGCGACATTTGGGATCTCCTGTAGAACGTTGCTCGAATGCCTGGTATTCTGTCTTTTGGACGACCATTCTTCACAGGCTCTGGAG GAGGCATGCTCTCTTCTTCCTAAGATTTCTAGCAAGGAAACACATCCAAAGATAGCACAAGTTCTTTTGGAACGTCAGAAACCTGACGTGGCACTGGTCGTGTTGAAGTGCACAGGGTGTGATAGCTTCTCTGCTACTGCAAACATTGAGAACGATGAACTGTTATGTCTTAGTGAGGCAGTGACTGCAATCCGTGTAAGAATTGAATATGGCCAAGTAACAGAAGCATTCATGTTCCATAGGAGCTACTGCTCTAGGATAAAAGAGCAAAGACCAGCAGATATGCCACGCGTTGAAGATGTTTGCAGAAGTTCTTGGATGCATCATGTTGAGGTGATGATGGTTGAGTTTTGTGAGATCTGCATTGATCGAAATGTTGTTGATAAAATAATTGATCTGCCTTGGGATTCTGAGGAAGAgaaatatcttcacaagtccctcTTTGATTCTGCTCGTGAGGCGCCCACAGGGCCATGTGGTAGTCTGCTTGTTGTTTTCTACCTCCAG CGTTATCGGTACTTGGAAGCATATGATGTCCATCGTAGTCTTCAGACCTTTGAGCAAAACAGACTGGAAACTGCCAATGAAGAGGTTGCATCCAAAATCAGTACAATTGCTCGGTGGAGAGAAGGTTTGGTG GCTAAATGCCTTGAAATGCTTCCTGAGGTCCAGAGGGAGGATGTGAGGTCCACCAGCAGTGGGGACCAAAGTCAATTTGCCATCCGAACCATGCAAACGTCTTCTCCAGTTAATCCTGCAGTCAAATCAGCCAGTTCTACCATTGGATTGAGCTCGTCCTTCACCCCTGCTCTTCAGAATAAATCAAACGCTCTCCACTCCAGGAATATCCATGGGCTGACTGATTCTAGCGCTCCTATCGGTAGTGTCCGTTCAGAGTTTGGCAGAAAGGTTCCATCTATCCTCCAATGTAGGCCAGTTCCCCCAGCGACACCTGCATCCAATATGAGATCCCCTGCAGGGGGTATATTCCCCTCTCTGGGTCAAAATGGTGAGAATCCATATTTAAAGGGGACAAGAGAACTCGGCTTTATGAAAGGAGAGTCAGGTTTTAGAGAAGGAACCAAACATGCTGGTCATGATTCAATTCCTATGTATTTCAACTTGGGTGCTGGCGATACACCTAAGAAAACCCATGGAACAAGTTTATTGAGGACTGAACGTAACAAAAACACTTTCTTTCAAGGAAAAGATTCTGTCAGAAAGGGAGAGTTTGACTTTGGTGCACGTGCTGAGAAACCTTTCATCTTAAGTGGGAATGGGGCTGGTCAAAATGGCCAAACAAAGGTATCGGATAGTGCAGGATTTCGTCGTGAGAGTCATATGGAGAAGACAAAAGCTCCAATGACACCGAATGTTTTGAG CTTGGGCAAGAAACCCCCAGTTGGTGAAGGAGCAGCCGGCAAAGGCGGGTCAAGGTGGAGGTCCGACGAGTCGAGTGAAGACGAAGACGAGGCAAGAACTGGCGGGTACATGGAGAGCAACGCTTCCCTTGTTACCCGAAGGCTACCAAGATTATCCAGAAGATGA